TTTGGAACGGTCATCGCGAAACGCGGCTTTCATTCTTACATTTACACCGGGCTGCCAGCGGTGGGTGACGACGTCAAGCATTATGTCGTCAAAAATGCGTGGCCGCCGGGATGGACCGAGCAATTCGAGGGTCTTAACTATTTCGCCGATGATCCCGTCAGTCGGTGGTCTCTTTCCCAGTCGAAACCCTTTACCTGGAAAACCGCAAGAGAAGAGACGAAGGCGACGGCGCGCACCAAAGAGATCCAGCAGGAAGCGGACAGGTATCGCTTGTGCGATGGCATCGTTTTCCCGATGTTCGACCCAAATTCCTGGCAGTCGGTGATCTCACTCGCAACTGACGACAAGGGTGGATTGGCAAAAGAGAACATTGGCGACCTTTATCTTCTCTCCTCTTATTGTGCGATGACGGCAAACAACCTGCTTCGACGCGCCGAACAAGCGGATCATCGGTTAACAGACCGGGAGAAAGAAATTCTGCAG
This genomic window from Allorhizobium ampelinum S4 contains:
- a CDS encoding helix-turn-helix transcriptional regulator; protein product: MKNHDIYEFMERCDNQKSVDNLFSDFGTVIAKRGFHSYIYTGLPAVGDDVKHYVVKNAWPPGWTEQFEGLNYFADDPVSRWSLSQSKPFTWKTAREETKATARTKEIQQEADRYRLCDGIVFPMFDPNSWQSVISLATDDKGGLAKENIGDLYLLSSYCAMTANNLLRRAEQADHRLTDREKEILQWVSRGKTDWEIGTILRMTEGSVTQRLARIRDTLGVKNRPQTVSQAIRLGLINSV